gggactgtgaagagacagccTTTTTATATATATCTTGTATTGTAATTTGCACTGTACTATGAATTAGACCAAcatattgtgtgtatgtactcatatgtaggctatgtgtgacgttttaaatgtatttatttcagtccttgactaataatgttcTGTACATTGTAGTATgccatgtttcatgtggaccccaggaagagcagctgatGCTTTTACAGCGGCTAATGGGGATCATAATACTGTAAATACCAAATTGTACTCTATGTATAAACAATAGAAGAAAAGTGACATTATACATAGGGACTCCCTCTACAGGTGATTTGTTGGACATGCAGGGGTGAAAGTGAAGTTGCCTGCATAAAATGGGTCAGAATAAACACTAAACATGCAATATTGCATTATGTTATTAAGAAATGTGCAGATTTTGATAAATAGCTGGAAATCATGACCCATTCTGTCTCATAATTGTGTGGAAAAAGTGGAACAATATTAGACTTCAAATCAAAATGGTACACGTTTACAGTTCCACAAATGACCTACAGAATGAAGGACCAGTGAAAGCTAATGAAGGTTCATACTGGTATCACCTGCATGCATCATATTGTGTAATAGTTCAGAGAAGGGTTGCCATGATCTTAGTTTTCCTGTCAAATTAGGCAACTTTGAAAATGATGTCActggtgaaaatgtattggttgcGTGTTGCTGGTTTTTGGACTATTTCTAAAttgcacacctactcattccagggtttttctttagctgaactattttctacattgtagaataatagtgaagatgtgtgcaaagctgtcatcaagggggctactttgaagaatctcaatataaaatagatttagatttgtttcacacttttttggttactacatgattccatatgtcttacttcatagttttgatgtcttcactattattctacaatgtagaaaatagtaaaaatgaagaaaaacccttgaatgagtatgtgtgcaaacttttgactggtactgtagtaacGGCACAATTGTCAGAAAAGTGTAAAAAGGGCAAATTATATTTTCTCTTGTGACATATTCCAATTCCTTTATTAGTCTCATTAGCTTGCAAGAATTATTATTTTGATGGAAAACCGAATTTTGCTTCTAAAGTTGTTAGACGTTAAGTCGAGATTCCTTCTTAATTCGCTCAATAACGTTGTGGGAAAAAAGGGGTTTATTGGCCAAATGTTGCAACTGCTCTCTTTCTGCGGAAAAGAAAAAGGGACTACTTTTCAGGCTTTTTGAGCGGGTTTTGACTAGTCATTGGATTACAATTTTGTTGAAGATCTGGCAACCCTGATTCAAAGTGCAAGACAAGGACAATCATGGCGGTGCAAACCCGGACGCTTGTTTCAGCCAAATGGCTTGCAGATACGATAAAAAGCAACCTTATTGGACCGAATCTTCGAATTCTGGATACGTCCTGGCATCTACCGATATTAAAACGTGATGCAAATGCGGAATTTAACCAACAGCACATACCTGGAACTTCGTTCTTTGATATTGACAAATGTGCCGACAAAACTTTCTCGATGGATCATATGCTCCCAACTGCAAGCTACTTTGCAGAGTATGTGGGGGGTTTAGGTATAGGAAACGATACACATGTAGTAGTGTACGATACCAGCGATTTTGGGTCATTCAGCGCACCCAGAGTGTGGTGGATGTTCCGATTATTTGGGCACAATTCTGTATCGGTCCTGGACGGGGGTATGAAGAATTGGCTGGCCGAAGGGCATCCGGTCACTGCAGAATACACCAAGCCAGGACGTGCGGATTTCAAGGCGACCGCCAATCAGTCATGGGTCAAGTCATATGATGATGTGCTGAAAAACATCGAGACCAAACAGGTGCAAGTTATTGACACAAGACCCGCCGGCATGTTCCGGGGAACCGAACCAGAACTAAGAGATGGTCAGTGGGAGCATATGCAAAGATTTATTTTGTCCTCCTAGAATTGACTACATGTcatggtattatacatttttgctaatatgatttttttaaatgagcGGTAAAGAGAGACCCTCTCTTTACCGATCTTCTtatcattttctttctttctctcacacacagacattgAGCCTGGCCACATTCCTGGTACTATCAACATGCCTTTTTTCAAGTTCATGGATGCCTCAGGCAAGGAGTTGGAGCTTGAAGAGCTGGCAAAAATGTTCCGAGAGGCAGGGGTGGACTTGGAGAAACCTTTCTGGGTAACCTGTGGGTCAGGGGTCACTGCATGCCACGTGGTTCTGGCTGCTCACCTGCTGGGACATTCAGGGTCAGTGTCTGTGTATGACGGGTCATGGTATGAATGGTTCAAAAGAGCTGCCCCGGAGCATGTCATCTCTGAGGGCAAGGGGAAGCAAGTGTGATGTGGAGAGACGGGTAGAAATGAGCACTAAGAAAAATACTGTTGAATGAGTTGCTGATCAATAGCAGGGACGGGACACTATGAATCACAAAGGAAGCTACAAATTGCACAAAATATGGAGGGTTTTACTGATTTTGACTGAAGGTTTTTGCTGAGTTGGATGAATGTGTCATTGTGAAAGAGGTCACTGTTCAAGAGTCCATGAATACAGTATGCCTATGTTAATATTCAAGATGTCCAATAAAGGTGTTACAAACTATGCAATATTAATCTATTAATAAAGATTAGAAGGATAGAATGTTTGAGGTATTCGGGTTAGAATTGGACTATGGTTGAGTTGTATGCTCCTACTTAGGGGATTGCAGCCTGGCAACATTGTCTTGTAGATGTTGCCACTGCCAGACATTTTCTAAGGGACTTTTGAAATAATGAAACTTGCTTCTAATGCACCATGAAACTGTAAGGAAAACATAATTTTCATGTAGTTGTAGTTGCCTTGGTGTGACCTTGTTATGAGATGTAGGCCCACGAAATGTCAAAGGGTTTTTCTAAGTGCAGTTCGGTTTTAGTATTAACAGAAGTTTCTGTCAGTTCGATTGCAGGATATCACTTTGTTTAATGTGTACAATAAAAATATGGCATCTACTGTACAAAGTTCTCAGTATTGTATTTTTTTCAAAGTATAACAATTTTTACCATATACAGTAGTCCTTTGTACAACTTTTTCTTATTCAGGGTCAATTTTTGACTTTGGTTAGACAAGAAGTAAATGTGAAGACTTCAATGTACAACGTGTCTACTTTTTACGTTGATGGTCATCAATCTAgtatgtgtaggcctatattcTTTATGGTAACAGCATTTTAGGTTATACCACATTTTTCTGTCACGCCctcatctgtttcacctgtctttttgattgtctccacccacctccaggtgtcacctgttttccccattagtccccggtgtatttatccctgtgtttcctgactctctgtgccagttcgtcttgttttgccaagtTAACCAGTGGTTttcctagctcctatttttccccagtctctgttttttccTAGCCCTTGCATGTCCTGATGCCgaatccgcctgcctgaccactctgcctgttctgacctcgagcctgcctatccccttgtactgtttggactcggacctgatcactgaacccctgcctgtcctgacctcaagcctgcctatctcctggtactgtttggactctgacctggtttatgaactctcgtttgtccctgacctgccttttgcctaccccttttgttataataaatgtcggagctcaaccatctgcctcctgtgtctgcattagggtctcaccttgtgcccttgtaatacaaactggccatgacagacccggcagacttggaccagctccgtcACGTtatctccctgcagggagccaccattgggaggcaTGAGGAGCTCCTGCTGGACCTTTTGGAAGGGCTTCCACCATGACCAAAGGTTCAAGGCTATAATGGAGCAAATCAGTAAGTTAGCTCATAGTCAGCCCACCACCTCGGAGACCTCCCAACCACCCAGTAACCTTTCTACTACTAGTGGATTTGTTCAACCTACCCCGGCTTCTCGAAAACCCCGCTTACCACCTCTGGAGCGTTATGCGGGGGGGATCCTGGTACCTGTTGGGCTTTCctttcccagtgctccctcatttttGAACTCCAGCCCTCTTCGTTCCCATCGAACCGATCAAAGATGGCGTATTTAATCATGCTAATGTTCGGAAGGGCTCTCCTGGGCAACGGCTGTGTGGAAGCAGAAACCCTCTGTGTGCAATAGCCTGGAGGAATTTATGGCAGAAGTGATTAAGGTTTTCGATTCTCCGGTGCCCGGGAGGGTGGTGGCTCAAACTACTGCAGGTACATCagaactcccgtagtgtggcagactacgcagtaGATTTTCGCACATTGGCCACCGAGAGTTCCTGGAATCCGGAGGCTCTTTTTGACACCTTCCTCCAAGGACTGTCGGAGGGGATAAAGGACAAGCTCACAGCTCGGGAAATACCACGGGACCTCGATTCCCTCATCGCCCTTGCAATTAGGATTGATGGGCGTCTACGAGAACGCCGGTGTGAGAGGAGGTCAGGTCTTGGGAACATTCGTTCCTCTGCTGATGCTGGTGCCCGTCTGAAGGAATCCGGAAATTCCCGAAGTTTGTATTTCCGAGGATAACCGAAAACACCAGAGGTTCCCAAAGAACCATCGGCGACgggtgagttggatactcctTAGCCCATGCAACTGGGAAGAGCTAGGTTATCAGTTGGGGAACGCTCACATAGGCTGAATTCTAACTGTTGTCTGTAATGTGGAGGggtgggacattatatagccaCTTGCCCAGTTAAGAAACCCTCTTTAGTGGGTACAAGTACTCGTGAGCCAGACTGAGAGTCCCCTAACTTCCATCACCCGTCCACCTTTTTTTGTGATTCTGCTGTGGAGAGACCAGTCTAAGTCTCCCAGGGTgttcattgactctggggctgatgaaagTTTTATGGATGCTACCAGGGTTTCTGAATTAGGTATTCCCAATCAACTTCTCTCTGTCCCCATGGATGCAAGGGCACTGGACGGCCGCTCTATTGGAAGAGTCACCCATAGCACAGTGGCCGTTCATATAGGGTATCAGGAAACCACAGTGAGACCTTACAGTTCCTCCTcatctatttattttttaatttaaaaaaaatccccttTTTTGGCTTCAGAAACACAATCATGTTATTGACTGGACGACGAGCTCCATCCTGGTTTGGAGCCCGTTTTGTCATTCTCATTGCCTAAATGACCTCCTGGAGGTCTTCAGTAAGGCACAGGCTACTTCTCTTCCCCCGCACCGTCCTTATGATTGCACCATTGATCTCCCCCCAGGCACCAGGTGGTGTGGTTGGCTATATTCTCTATCCGGCctggagaccaaggccatggaggagtacattgAGGATTCTCTGGCTACTGCATCTCCTGCCGGCGCAGGGTTTTTCTTCGTGGAGAAGGACaagtccgtgcattgactaccggggtctGAATTATATAACAatcaagaatcgttaccccccctacctctcctcggatttcgaacctctccagggggctaaCATTTTTTCCAAActggaccttcggaatgcctaccgCCTGGTTCGGATACACaaaggagatgagtggaagacagctttTAACACAGCCagcggacattatgagtaccaggtcatgccgtttggactcaCCAACGCCCCCGCTGTCTTCCAGGCTCTGGTAAACAATGTGCTCAGGGACATGCTAAACCGTTGTGTTCATCTACCTTGACAAGAAAGCAGTGGTACAGTGGCCTCAacctacgtccagggtgcagttaCAATGTTTCCTGGGGtctgctacatttacattttagtcatttagcagacgctcttatccagagcaacttacagtagtgaatgcatacatttcatacattattattattatttccctTTCTGTACtgaccccccgtgggaatcgaacccacaaccctggcgttgcaaacaccatgctctaccaactgagccacacgggaccactgcTAACTTCTACCGACATTCCATTCGgggctacagcaccctggcgggccccctctctgcactcacctctcccaaagtACCGTTCACAGAGCCTTCgtggacctgaagcatcggttcacCACAGCACCCATCCTGATCCGTCCCGTCAATTTGTGGTAGAGGTTGATGCTTCTGATGTTGGAGTGGGTGCCATCCTGTCCCAGCaatctgcccaggaccaaaagctccaactctgtgccttcctgtcccatcgtctcaatcctgcagagaggaactacgACGTAGGCAACCGAGAACTCCTGGTGGTCAAGATGGCGCTGGAAGAcgggaggcactggctggaaggagcagaacagccattctTGGTTTGGACCGACCATAAAAACGTGGAATATCTCCATACAGCCAAGCACCTTAAATTCAGGGAGGCCTGGTGGGCTTTATTGTTTACAAGATTCAACTTCACTATTTCCTACCACCCAGGGTATAAAAATGTGAAGCCTGACGCCCTCTCCCacctatacagttcctctgccacaccctcgGTCACtgaaaccattctccctacctcaGGCCTTGCAGCTTCAGTAGATTAGGGTATTGAAACCTTGGTCCGCAAGGCACAATGTTCCCAACCTGAACCTGAAGGGGGCCCGGCTAACCGGTTGTTTGCCTCTAACTCAGTCCGGTCCCGGGTCCtagaatgggctcattcctccaggctgacctACCATCCAGGTTCCCGTCGTACCCTAGCCTTCCTCCGACAAtgtttctggtggcccacaatggttccTGCCGTCTCTGCCTTCATTGCCGCGTGCACAgtgtgtgctcagaacaagactccacggcaagctccttctggcctccTTCAGCCACTACTTGTCTCTCATCGTCCCTGGTCCCATATCTCTCTagactttgtcactgggctccctctgtctgatggcaacactgtcattctGACAACTGTGGACCCTTTCTCCAAGgccgcccatttcatccctccccccaaactaccctctgccaaagagacagcccagcttatggtgcagcacgtctttcggatccatggactcccggtggatatggtctccgaccggggtcctcagttctcgtcttaGTTTTGGAAGGaattctgcacccttattgggtcatcggtcagcctgtcctccggattccatccccaatccaacggccagtcggagcgagctaaCCAGTACCTAGAAATCACCCTAAGATGCCTGGTTtcaaccaaccccactacctggagcagacaactggtctgggtggagtatgcccggaacaccCTTCCCTGTTCAGCCATGGGACTCTCCCCTTTTGAGTGCTCTATGGgggtatcagcctccactcttcccagaacaagagcaggaggtcaacataccctcggcccagatgtttctCCACCGCTGTCGACATACCTGGAGAAGAGCTCGGGCGGCacttctcaagaccaactccaggtatcgtcgacaagcGGACATCAGCTGGACTCCAGCTTCCCACTACTGCATTGGGCAGAGGGTTTGGCTTTCCACCCGGGACCTGTCCTTTCGGGGGGGGGAGGAGAGTCCCACAAACTGTGCCCCCGTTTCATTGGTTCTTTTCCCATCTCTAGAGTCCTTAGTTCCACTTCTATCCATCTTGtgttaccccgtaccctccgtattcaccctactttccatgtgtctaggattaagcctgtgtctcacagccctttgtcttctgTCTCCAGGCCCATCCTTCCCCCCTGTGTCATCGATGGCCATCCGGCATACATGCTGAAACGCTTCCTGGGTGTTCGACCACGGGGCAgaggtttccagtacctggtagTACCCGCTAGAGACACcatgggggggcggggggggctGTAACGCCTCCAGGTATCGCCTGTTTTCCTCATTAGTCCCCGaggtatttatccctgtgtttcctgtctctcttggTCAAGGTGAACACTTCTCTAGCGTATTTAACCTTTTTAGCGCAGGCGTTCCCTTTTTACTAGCAGCCCAcctcaacaacatccggtgaaattacagagtgccaaattcaaaatacagaaatagtcataataaacattcataaaaaatacaagtgttatacatcggcttaaagattaacttcttgttaatccagctgctttgtcagatttcacaaaggctttacggcgaaagcataccatgtgattatctgaggacagcgctctgcttacaaaagcatacaaacattttacaaccaagtaaaggaattacaaaagtcagaaacagcgataaaattaatcacttacctttgaagatcttcatatggttgcagtcacaagagtcccagctacacaataaatgttcattttgttcgataaagtccctctttatatcccaaaaactcagttttgttggcgcgttttgttcagtaatccactggctcaaaggcggtcaataCATGCAGACGAATATATCCTAATAGTATCGGTAAAATTcttcgaaacatgtcaaatgatgtttataattaatcctcaggttgtcaattgtctaaataatcaataatatttcaaccggacaatagcgtattcaatagaaaggaaaaacaacgaggGGCGCGCACTCGGTCACGCGCGCAAAACCAGCTCTGCATTCTTCCTCAGTCAACTgacaaaggtctcattcttcttcatttttcagaaaacaagcctgaaataATGTCTAAAGACTGACAACTACTGGAAgacataggaactgcaatctgggtcctaacccattagatactctataggtattcaattgaaaatacccaAATCAAAAAAATCCCAcatcctggatggattttcctcaggttttcgcctgccatatcagttctgttatactcacagacattattttatcaGTTCTGGAAACCTTAGTGTTttctattatatgcatatcctagcttctgggccggagtaacaggcagtttactttgggcacgcgtCTCATCCAGACGACGAAAAACTGCCCCC
This genomic stretch from Salmo trutta chromosome 32, fSalTru1.1, whole genome shotgun sequence harbors:
- the LOC115170927 gene encoding 3-mercaptopyruvate sulfurtransferase-like produces the protein MAVQTRTLVSAKWLADTIKSNLIGPNLRILDTSWHLPILKRDANAEFNQQHIPGTSFFDIDKCADKTFSMDHMLPTASYFAEYVGGLGIGNDTHVVVYDTSDFGSFSAPRVWWMFRLFGHNSVSVLDGGMKNWLAEGHPVTAEYTKPGRADFKATANQSWVKSYDDVLKNIETKQVQVIDTRPAGMFRGTEPELRDDIEPGHIPGTINMPFFKFMDASGKELELEELAKMFREAGVDLEKPFWVTCGSGVTACHVVLAAHLLGHSGSVSVYDGSWYEWFKRAAPEHVISEGKGKQV